The stretch of DNA CCGCAAGTTGATCAACGTGGAAGAATACTACCACACCGAACGATTGCGCCCCCTGTACAAGAGTTTTCACAATAAACCTTTCATGCTCCTGACAGGCAACTGAATAAAGTTGGAGAGTTGGAGAGTTGGAGAGGGAAAACAAGTTGAAAGTCTAAAGTCAAAAGGACAAACACAATGACGTTGGTTTTACACTTAAGACCTCCTGCGGCTCCTTCCGAGTGCAGCCTGCAGATCTTTCAAGATCATCCTACAGGACGAGCCTTTTTATTCCTTCTTCTTTATTCCTTATTCAGAGCCTGAAGGGCGAGGCGCGAACTGTTCCCGCCCTCAACTCTCCAACTCTCCAAACTTTCCAACTTTCCAACTCTCCATACATTGACATGCTGTTGGCGCGGCCGTACAATTCAGATAGACCAAATTCATTGAGGGGTGACGATAATGAAGCAAAAAGTATTGGTGGCAACGGTAAAGCCTTTCCATCCCGACGCCGTGACGGGCATCCGCGATATCAGCGATGAAGCTGGATATGAGATGGTTTTATTGGAATCTTATGCGAATCAGGCCGAATTTGAGGCCGCAGTAGCGGATGCGGACGCGTTGATCATACGCAGCGACAAGGTCACTCCCGAAGTGATCGCCGCTGCAGACCGATTAAAGATCGTTGTCCGTGCCGGAGCCGGGTACGACAATGTTGACCTTGATGCCGCCACAGCCAAAGGGATTGTGGTCATGAATACGCCGGGACAGAACGCCAATGCGGTAGCCGAATTGGCCATGGGCATGATGGTTTACCTGGCTCGGAACGGATTTAACGGCAAGGCCGGCACCGAGCTGCGGGGAAAAACCCTGGGCATCCACGCATTCGGCAATGTGGGTCGTGATGTGGCGCGTATTGCCGGGGGATTCGGCATGGACGTATTTGCTTTTGATCCATTCGTCGAGGACGCGGTCATCCGTGCGGAAGGAGTCACTCCGCTGGGATCCGTGGAAGAACTCTATTCTCAATGCCAATACGTTTCGTTGCATATTCCCGCCAACGAAAAAACCCGGGGTTCCATCAACCGGGACCTGCTCGCCCGTATGCCTGAAGGCGCGGTACTGGTCAACACCGCGCGCAAAGAAGTGGTATGCGAAGAGTCATTGCGGGAAATCTTTCGGAAACGCCCGGATTTCAAGTACATTTCCGATGTGGCTCCGGACTGTAAAGACGAGATCGCCGCTGAATTTGCGGGACGGTTCTTTTTTACGCCCAAGAAGATGGGCGCGCAAACCACGGAAGCCAATATCAATGCCGGCCTGGCGGCCATCCGGCAGATCATCGCTTTTTTTGAGAAAGGAGACCGCACCTTCCAGGTCAATCGCTGATCCCTGAGTGGGGCGCACAGAAATACGCAAACTGTTGCCAACGCTTTGCGTCAGCGAAGGATGAGAAACGCTGGCGGGTGTATGCGTTGATACCCGAAGTCCCCGTGGATTTTTTTTGAGATTTTCACCCCGGAATCTGCATTTAACTAATGCAGAACCATTAGGGGGAGTTATGAAAAAACCAAATTTCGATGTTTCAGTGTTGTTTGTCGCTGTGGCATGCCTGTTTTTGTTGGTGACTTCAGTTGTCGCTCAGGGCACATCGTCGGTGAAGGTCACGGATATCAGCTTGTCGCCAACCACCTTTAAAGCCGGAGACTTGGTAACGGTGAAAGTTACATTGCGCAACGAAGCTACGGCCACCTATGGCTGCAACGGCATGGAAGCAGCCGTTTATGC from Candidatus Aminicenantes bacterium encodes:
- a CDS encoding 3-phosphoglycerate dehydrogenase, producing the protein MKQKVLVATVKPFHPDAVTGIRDISDEAGYEMVLLESYANQAEFEAAVADADALIIRSDKVTPEVIAAADRLKIVVRAGAGYDNVDLDAATAKGIVVMNTPGQNANAVAELAMGMMVYLARNGFNGKAGTELRGKTLGIHAFGNVGRDVARIAGGFGMDVFAFDPFVEDAVIRAEGVTPLGSVEELYSQCQYVSLHIPANEKTRGSINRDLLARMPEGAVLVNTARKEVVCEESLREIFRKRPDFKYISDVAPDCKDEIAAEFAGRFFFTPKKMGAQTTEANINAGLAAIRQIIAFFEKGDRTFQVNR